In Drosophila busckii strain San Diego stock center, stock number 13000-0081.31 chromosome 3R, ASM1175060v1, whole genome shotgun sequence, the sequence AAACGCTTTTCTTCTCAGCAATCGGATTACGCCGACCCATGCTGTTCATTAAAGAGTTCATGGCTATTCCCGAGTCGTGGTCATCTTCCAGCGTTGATGCGTTCAACTGTTTTTGTGCGTGGGACGGAGGGTGCGCTGCATTTCGATCTTCGACATAGAggtttatttttgaatttgttacCTTTATTTCGTTTTCTTTTATGGGCGATGGCTtgggtttgtttttttgtgttgcattAGATTTTTCCGCAGGTGCCGCATGGGGCGGTGTTTCTGGATACATGTAGTGTGGTAACTTGGTGGGTGGTATAGGTACCTCTGTTGCGTTCTCCCGTTCAAAGCGATGTTCTgagtgctgcagcagcggatGATTCGTATCAGTCTCAATTTTAGGCTTGTGTTGTTTATTTAGGGCTCTATCCTCTTTTAGCAAACGACTTCCTTTTGGCGGTGATTTTCTAGGTGCTGGTTCTGGTTTAAATTTAACCTCATCATCATGTTGAGCCTGCTCTTCAGCCTTTAAACTTACACGAGATTTCGACACACGCTTTTCGGGCAcatttactttcttttttgtagATAATTGCGATTTGGATGACTCTGTTGAGGTGCGGCCACTTACGGACTGCTTCTTCTTTCTATAGTACCACTCCATATATTTTGGAATATTTTGGTCACTTTCGCCTTCTTGACCGGCCAGTTCTGTTTCACTTTGGTAGATGCGCTCGTTTGACGGACGTTTGGATTTGCTTATTTCACTTGTTGTGGATGTGATGTGTCtgccattttcatttaaagtcgcttcatattttgaaattgataaGCGGCTGTGTGGTGGCTCTGAAGATGTTTGCTTACGAGCGTTATTGCTATGTCTTGAGCTATCTCTACGCGAAATTCTTGGATTTACTTCTGGGTTGGCATTACGCGATTCGGATGGTGATCTTGACCTTGATCTTGAGCTTGTATGTATACTTTTACTATGATGGGCAACGTTTTTCATGAGCATTTCATAGTGCTCTGTGTTTTTCGGATGTTTAGCGAAGATATCTCTCCCTGATGTATTTGTTCGAATTACTATTTCATCATCATCTGAGTCGATGGAGCATTCAGTTTCATTACCGTCGACTTCGCCGTCAGAATTGTCATAGAACTGCTCTACAGATATATAACGCTTACGATGCTTTTCGGGACTTGCAAGTTCATCGAGTGAGTCTGATATTTCCATTAATACTTCCTTGCTTAGCGCATCACCTTTCCGACGCACACTGGCatctttttctatttttcgGCTCTCATCACTTAGTTGCTTTCGCAAAATACTCGTTTTTGTTTCTCGGAGCGGTTTTTTGGGTGGAACTCGCTTTTTATTATCATagacttcttcttcttctttgatGGGTGTGCGTATTTTGCGCTTCATTTCCTCTACCATAACAATTCTTCTACTGCCCCGTGGTCTTGACTGCTTTTTTGGACGACGACGCTTTATCCAATAAACACCCTCGGGACTGTTAGGTGGACTAAAccttacatatttatattcatcCTCAGACATAGAATCATCGTTTTCACTACGTGCGCGTCGACGGGTATGACGGCTACCTATTTTCCCCGGCAAGTTATTAGTTGTCCTTTCGTAAATGTTCTCCATTGGCTCAGTTTGCGTGCCGGCATCGCAGTCCGTCTGTGTCGCAATGGCCATGGGTTGACCTGGAAGACTTTGGGTTTCTAAAACAAATTCGTGTTGGGTGTACCTAGATTCCAGTTTCTCTTTCTCCAACAGTATTTGGCGCAAAAGCGCGTTCTGTTGCTTGAGTGAGTGCTCCAGCTCCTGAGTAAGAGATTGGTTCGAAATGGCTGGCTGTATTTGAGACACGCCCTCTGCACCCTGAACTGATTGGGTGTGTATAACTTTGACTTCAGGCTCCGTTTGTGAGTAAACTACACTATTTGGTCCCGATTTACCCAAAGGAAACGTATCGCCTTTAAGTGTTGATCCTTGTTGTATCTCATTTGGCATTGACTGAATGTATGTAGCACCAGGTACAATATGGTAGTGTTCTCGAATAATTTGCTTGCCATCTGGCTGTTCTTCAATAAATCGTCTCATCAATATTTCTTTGCCTGTATTATCTACCATAAGTAATTGTGGATGCGAAAGGTTGGTTGAAGGTTTTACTGgcacatttacatatatattgtcaTCATCCATAGCGGCTCCATCACGTGTTTTATCTCTAGTCATAAGCTGTAGAATCTCAACATTACCATCCTTAATAAAGAGCTCTCGTTTAGCCTTGAGACTATTTTGGGCAGTATTGAAATCGATGTCGCTACCACGATCAATTTCGTGTCTTCGCATTGAATCGTCATCAATTTGACGATTTTCAGAATCGTAGCTTTTATGTCGACCATGTTCcaattgcttatttaaattgcttcgGGTAAAGTTTTCCTTTACTTCTTCCAAATGCGTACCATCCATGACGTCTTCAATGTAAACGTCACggtcatttattaaattagttctAGAGTTATGAAAACTTTGATGTGTTTCATCTTTGGCAGTGCGGTTATTTCTGAAAGAGAACACCTTGGTTATTAAATAGCTAcaggttttattttattattattgcttactTAATGCGGACACGTCTTTGTTGATATTCAGCTGATTGTATGCGGTGTGTCGCTTCACCATCATGATTCATACTAGATGGGTGTATTTCTAAGTTTTCGTCAGACTGTTCACGTCCATCGCGGAACTCCCAGCGGGTAGGCTTCGTTCGTGTATCTGGTGGTTTCTCCGCGGACCAGGCCTCGCGTCTTCCCATCCACTCTGCGACCTGTAAAGTAATGGTAAATTTTtgaatgaaaaatgtttgggTTGTTAACAAAGTTCTAtaaagcttttatatatttatatatgttaaattgaaattagttttagtAAGAGAAAGCAGATTCCgaagaaatatacaaaatttagttaaatggGATTATCAAAGatgttaaaaaacaaataaaaaatagaaaactaaaaatagtgATTGAACTAACGAAATTGCCATTTTGTGAGCATGTATGCGGTTCTCTACTTTGTGAAAATGTACAGTGTAATTCGAAAAATGATCAAAATCTACCTGAAcagattttgtttgttttccaTTTGCCATTTCTCTATGTACTAGATGTACATCGTCTTCAGTTTTACTGATATTAACTATTCTTTTGCTACAAGAAAagaataaacaattaaagatGTGATGATTGAATCAGTTGATTATtacaatatacaatatttagcTATTAGCGTCTTATTGATATTAGAATCCTCACTCTGTTGAACTCATTACTTAGTCTTTGgtacaataattttgaataacCATTTTTAAGTATCATTAGTAAGACGATTTATTTGTTAAggaatgaaataaattaatacagtCACCGCTTTGTAGCCGTTCATCTCCAAATAATGgaatatttttctaaaatataagGAATTTAAATTCTAACTTCTTTTTAAAGCAACgaataattgttttgttttacttttttattttattgtctaTTTTTcatgaaagcaaaaataattggctaatttctaattttcaaGTGTGCTCATATTTCTATGCTATTGTAACTTACATAATGCATAGacattattttttgcatatgtaaatacattaaaaaacactttttttaaatagagGTAAGGTTAATAAATGTACATAACATGATctatgatttaaaaaaaaaaaacatcttGGCACTTTTCGTATAGTTCCTAAAGACTTCCACCCTTTTGGTAGTGTTATATACCGAGACTAAGTTACCGAGTCAACAAGCAAGTGTTGTGTATAAAGGATAGTTTTGCAATGTTGATGTCGGATGATTACTTAAAGCGTTACTTACGTCGCTGCGCTATAGAGAGGGCACCAggagcaaatgcagcagagcagcaagaTCAAAATAGTCAAAGCAACCAGTGTGGCGAGCAGTATTAGCAGCCAAAATAAGACCTTATTCTCCGCCTTGTACTGTGTCTGCAAAGGAGTAAGGTTCTATTAACCCCCAATCCATTAGTCgagcagttgcatttgcagcttcctattctattctatataCTTACATCAGTTTGCGTAGTATCTTGTGGTATAATGGCATAGGAGTTGTTATACTGAGACAGTCGCTGCTGTATCTGAGAGATATCAACTACGGACGAGCTGTCGTGCAGCACAGTTGCTGTCACTAC encodes:
- the LOC108604323 gene encoding cadherin-86C isoform X1, giving the protein MYHLTILANDAYAEPGQDSRNIAGMEIVVIVQDVQDQPPVFTLAPPVTKLPAGILPGDKILRVHAEDGDKGNPREVRYGLVSENNPFTSFFDINDTSGEIFLMRPLEDIAAITHVGDPVLLTVIAEEVKVGRDEPPAMASTVQLAFFLPERTNSPPYFENDHYVSRVDENAPQGTALTFVDPYVPRVYDDDTGKNGVFSLTLLNNNGTFEITPNVAERSASFLIRVRDSSWLDYEVRQSVQFSILAQELGPATNLSAIVNVTVYINDVNDNPPVFDQTEYTVELPENMTMGTKVVQVHASDLDSGLGGKVRYTAILGYLNTSLNLNPESGLITVSTNNHGFDREIMPEYHLYVEARDLDGEGNRVQVPLIIKLIDVNDEVPIFDKDLYEFILATDLKSFTTSAFIHATDKDATAPNNEVRYELINGNYENNFALDKLSGELTVREKISLRSKKLQQQQQQRRRRAAESMAVSSDESDIFILTARAYDLGVPVRFSTTTIRVYPPESRKRSMTFVVPGYNPNKRETEETLSTITGGKVLIHDIRPLKPEEPGANQIPNGNPSIKERSVVTATVLHDSSSVVDISQIQQRLSQYNNSYAIIPQDTTQTDNLTPLQTQYKAENKVLFWLLILLATLVALTILILLLCCICSWCPLYSAATKRIVNISKTEDDVHLVHREMANGKQTKSVQVAEWMGRREAWSAEKPPDTRTKPTRWEFRDGREQSDENLEIHPSSMNHDGEATHRIQSAEYQQRRVRIKNNRTAKDETHQSFHNSRTNLINDRDVYIEDVMDGTHLEEVKENFTRSNLNKQLEHGRHKSYDSENRQIDDDSMRRHEIDRGSDIDFNTAQNSLKAKRELFIKDGNVEILQLMTRDKTRDGAAMDDDNIYVNVPVKPSTNLSHPQLLMVDNTGKEILMRRFIEEQPDGKQIIREHYHIVPGATYIQSMPNEIQQGSTLKGDTFPLGKSGPNSVVYSQTEPEVKVIHTQSVQGAEGVSQIQPAISNQSLTQELEHSLKQQNALLRQILLEKEKLESRYTQHEFVLETQSLPGQPMAIATQTDCDAGTQTEPMENIYERTTNNLPGKIGSRHTRRRARSENDDSMSEDEYKYVRFSPPNSPEGVYWIKRRRPKKQSRPRGSRRIVMVEEMKRKIRTPIKEEEEVYDNKKRVPPKKPLRETKTSILRKQLSDESRKIEKDASVRRKGDALSKEVLMEISDSLDELASPEKHRKRYISVEQFYDNSDGEVDGNETECSIDSDDDEIVIRTNTSGRDIFAKHPKNTEHYEMLMKNVAHHSKSIHTSSRSRSRSPSESRNANPEVNPRISRRDSSRHSNNARKQTSSEPPHSRLSISKYEATLNENGRHITSTTSEISKSKRPSNERIYQSETELAGQEGESDQNIPKYMEWYYRKKKQSVSGRTSTESSKSQLSTKKKVNVPEKRVSKSRVSLKAEEQAQHDDEVKFKPEPAPRKSPPKGSRLLKEDRALNKQHKPKIETDTNHPLLQHSEHRFERENATEVPIPPTKLPHYMYPETPPHAAPAEKSNATQKNKPKPSPIKENEIKVTNSKINLYVEDRNAAHPPSHAQKQLNASTLEDDHDSGIAMNSLMNSMGRRNPIAEKKSVFSIAYDDVSRVKKIPSGGESPQYS
- the LOC108604323 gene encoding cadherin-86C isoform X2, whose product is MGRREAWSAEKPPDTRTKPTRWEFRDGREQSDENLEIHPSSMNHDGEATHRIQSAEYQQRRVRIKNNRTAKDETHQSFHNSRTNLINDRDVYIEDVMDGTHLEEVKENFTRSNLNKQLEHGRHKSYDSENRQIDDDSMRRHEIDRGSDIDFNTAQNSLKAKRELFIKDGNVEILQLMTRDKTRDGAAMDDDNIYVNVPVKPSTNLSHPQLLMVDNTGKEILMRRFIEEQPDGKQIIREHYHIVPGATYIQSMPNEIQQGSTLKGDTFPLGKSGPNSVVYSQTEPEVKVIHTQSVQGAEGVSQIQPAISNQSLTQELEHSLKQQNALLRQILLEKEKLESRYTQHEFVLETQSLPGQPMAIATQTDCDAGTQTEPMENIYERTTNNLPGKIGSRHTRRRARSENDDSMSEDEYKYVRFSPPNSPEGVYWIKRRRPKKQSRPRGSRRIVMVEEMKRKIRTPIKEEEEVYDNKKRVPPKKPLRETKTSILRKQLSDESRKIEKDASVRRKGDALSKEVLMEISDSLDELASPEKHRKRYISVEQFYDNSDGEVDGNETECSIDSDDDEIVIRTNTSGRDIFAKHPKNTEHYEMLMKNVAHHSKSIHTSSRSRSRSPSESRNANPEVNPRISRRDSSRHSNNARKQTSSEPPHSRLSISKYEATLNENGRHITSTTSEISKSKRPSNERIYQSETELAGQEGESDQNIPKYMEWYYRKKKQSVSGRTSTESSKSQLSTKKKVNVPEKRVSKSRVSLKAEEQAQHDDEVKFKPEPAPRKSPPKGSRLLKEDRALNKQHKPKIETDTNHPLLQHSEHRFERENATEVPIPPTKLPHYMYPETPPHAAPAEKSNATQKNKPKPSPIKENEIKVTNSKINLYVEDRNAAHPPSHAQKQLNASTLEDDHDSGIAMNSLMNSMGRRNPIAEKKSVFSIAYDDVSRVKKIPSGGESPQYS